The following coding sequences are from one Paenibacillus sp. JDR-2 window:
- a CDS encoding ABC transporter substrate-binding protein, with translation MKRRKSIMTALCVTVLASVALTACGSNSTEQLNPKDNGSSGGSKTLTFWRAGTDAPEKAYWTRVIQEFEASHPGVKVNYSEVPFGNDMETKLNAAYASGTAPDVLSYTLASVAQRANLGQYEPLDAYTDKWDGKSDMMESVLNTGTYKGKVYGLGFIPDPRVLLWRKDLFEAAGLDPEKPPASWEELAKDAELLTKKDGNTTVMAGLAIPTANAWTFWQSFVLQNGGKIIDADKNEPLFDSPESIEATQYIVDLVKKGVTIPNDSAKSNENLFPNGKAAIAYDSPAAYVNTQKDHPELAGKIGVSGPIERKTKATFAGMRLLFMSSQSKQKDLAFEFMQTVMSKEETWNRYKELGTPVVLNSLKDDYIKDKPEMNQAVFDAVSYGEGAAKVTYSSKMYEIISQHLEAAFYNTKTAEQAMKDAAAELKKELPNLITN, from the coding sequence ATGAAAAGAAGAAAAAGCATCATGACGGCGCTATGCGTGACGGTGCTGGCCAGCGTTGCGCTAACCGCATGCGGCAGCAACTCCACCGAGCAGCTGAACCCTAAGGACAACGGTTCTTCCGGCGGCAGCAAGACGCTGACATTCTGGCGGGCAGGCACGGACGCGCCGGAGAAAGCGTATTGGACGCGCGTTATTCAGGAGTTTGAAGCCAGCCATCCGGGCGTGAAGGTGAACTACAGCGAGGTTCCGTTCGGCAACGATATGGAAACAAAGCTGAATGCCGCTTATGCCAGCGGTACCGCGCCGGATGTGCTGTCCTATACACTGGCATCGGTTGCCCAGCGGGCAAACCTTGGCCAATATGAACCGCTTGACGCTTATACGGACAAGTGGGATGGCAAAAGCGACATGATGGAAAGCGTGCTGAACACCGGCACGTATAAAGGCAAGGTTTACGGCCTTGGTTTTATTCCCGACCCTCGCGTACTGTTATGGCGCAAAGACCTGTTCGAAGCGGCGGGACTTGATCCCGAGAAGCCGCCGGCAAGCTGGGAAGAGCTTGCGAAGGATGCGGAACTGTTGACGAAGAAAGACGGCAATACAACGGTGATGGCGGGTCTCGCTATTCCGACGGCTAACGCCTGGACCTTCTGGCAGTCGTTTGTCCTGCAGAACGGCGGCAAAATCATCGATGCGGATAAGAACGAGCCGCTCTTTGATTCTCCGGAATCGATTGAAGCAACGCAGTATATCGTGGATCTGGTGAAAAAAGGCGTAACGATTCCGAACGACTCGGCGAAATCCAACGAGAATCTGTTCCCGAACGGCAAAGCCGCAATCGCGTATGACAGCCCGGCTGCCTACGTCAACACGCAGAAGGATCATCCGGAGCTGGCCGGCAAAATCGGCGTATCCGGTCCAATCGAGCGCAAAACAAAAGCAACCTTCGCCGGTATGCGCCTGCTCTTCATGAGCTCGCAAAGCAAGCAGAAGGATCTGGCGTTTGAATTCATGCAAACCGTCATGTCCAAGGAAGAGACCTGGAACCGTTACAAGGAGCTTGGCACGCCGGTTGTCCTGAACTCGCTCAAGGATGATTACATTAAAGACAAACCGGAAATGAACCAGGCGGTATTTGACGCGGTATCCTACGGGGAAGGCGCCGCAAAGGTTACTTACTCCAGCAAGATGTACGAGATCATCAGCCAGCATCTTGAAGCAGCCTTCTACAACACGAAAACAGCGGAGCAAGCGATGAAGGATGCGGCCGCAGAGCTGAAAAAAGAGCTTCCAAACCTGATTACCAACTAA
- a CDS encoding carbohydrate ABC transporter permease, translating into MNGMNSAATSKVTTRKSRRRAPIDKAGYLFIAPGYLVYFAFIFIPLLVGLYYSFTNYNFYSTPAFVGFDNYVRLFHDKLFGTAVYNTFIYSLFSIFPQMALGLLLAVLLNGKLRGRLFARVSVYIPNVTSMVAVSMIWLWIYDPSLGILNRVLKTFGLAPVQWLYDPSTAMAAIIMMGIWKSIGYTMIVYLSGLQSIPASLYEAAHMDGATKVRQFFAITIPMLKPTTFFILVMSCINSFMVFEQVNILTNGGPLNTTTTIVHQIYLRGFQDFQMGYASAMAMVLFVITLLITLLNFRLGNKGNDTDVD; encoded by the coding sequence ATGAATGGCATGAATTCGGCAGCAACCAGCAAGGTGACAACCCGCAAGAGCCGCCGGCGCGCCCCAATCGATAAGGCCGGGTATTTGTTTATTGCTCCGGGCTATCTCGTTTATTTCGCATTTATTTTTATCCCGCTGCTGGTGGGGTTGTATTACAGCTTTACGAATTACAACTTTTACTCGACGCCCGCTTTTGTTGGTTTCGACAACTATGTAAGGCTGTTCCATGACAAGCTGTTTGGCACAGCGGTGTACAACACGTTTATTTATTCCTTGTTTTCGATTTTCCCGCAAATGGCATTAGGCCTCTTGCTCGCGGTACTGCTGAACGGAAAGCTGAGAGGCCGCCTGTTCGCCCGTGTCAGCGTTTATATTCCGAACGTAACCTCCATGGTTGCGGTATCGATGATCTGGTTGTGGATTTACGATCCGTCCCTCGGAATTTTGAACCGCGTGCTGAAAACGTTTGGCCTTGCCCCGGTGCAATGGCTGTACGATCCAAGCACGGCGATGGCCGCTATTATTATGATGGGAATCTGGAAATCCATCGGCTACACGATGATCGTGTATCTGTCCGGTCTGCAGTCCATCCCGGCAAGCCTTTATGAAGCCGCGCATATGGATGGCGCAACAAAAGTCCGGCAGTTTTTTGCCATTACCATTCCGATGCTTAAGCCAACAACGTTCTTTATTCTGGTTATGTCCTGCATCAACTCGTTTATGGTATTTGAGCAGGTCAACATTCTGACCAACGGCGGACCGCTGAACACAACGACAACAATCGTGCATCAGATTTACCTGCGCGGCTTCCAGGATTTCCAGATGGGCTACGCTTCGGCGATGGCGATGGTCCTGTTCGTGATTACGCTGCTTATTACTTTGCTGAACTTCCGTCTCGGAAATAAAGGGAATGACACAGATGTGGATTAG
- a CDS encoding carbohydrate ABC transporter permease, whose protein sequence is MTRKWPTVVFSIVMFIIALLMLFPFLLMVVTSLKTMGEIQSPTFTFIPKHWLFDNYSVAMGRGDWLRYFYNSFIVTGVTVVFSLVFNSMAGFAFARLRFPGRDVLFFSVLIGIMVPPQATMIPTFLMMKMFPFFGGNNWQGQDGFGFINSYTGLVLPFIAGSFGIFLCRQYFLNFPRALDEAAQIDGANVFRVFFQIYLPLSKPILATLAIFKTTATWNDYMWPLIMTNTEHMRTVQLGLTIFRSETNVEWNLLMAATTLVVLPLVLLFLAAQKYFVQGIVTTGLK, encoded by the coding sequence ATGACTAGAAAATGGCCTACCGTAGTTTTTTCAATCGTTATGTTTATCATTGCTTTGCTTATGCTGTTCCCGTTCTTATTAATGGTCGTGACATCATTAAAGACGATGGGCGAGATTCAGTCCCCGACCTTTACGTTTATTCCGAAACATTGGCTATTCGACAATTACTCGGTCGCCATGGGACGAGGCGATTGGCTCCGATATTTCTATAACTCGTTTATCGTAACCGGCGTTACCGTTGTATTCAGCCTGGTGTTTAATTCCATGGCGGGCTTTGCATTTGCGCGGCTGCGTTTCCCGGGCCGGGATGTACTCTTCTTCTCCGTGCTGATCGGCATTATGGTGCCGCCGCAGGCGACGATGATTCCAACCTTCCTGATGATGAAGATGTTCCCGTTCTTTGGGGGCAATAACTGGCAGGGGCAGGACGGATTTGGCTTCATTAACAGCTATACGGGGTTGGTGCTGCCGTTTATTGCGGGCTCCTTCGGGATTTTCCTATGCCGGCAATATTTCTTGAACTTCCCGCGGGCGCTCGACGAGGCGGCGCAGATTGACGGAGCGAATGTCTTCCGCGTATTCTTCCAGATCTATCTGCCGCTTAGCAAGCCGATTCTGGCAACGCTGGCAATATTCAAAACAACGGCAACGTGGAACGATTACATGTGGCCGCTTATTATGACCAACACGGAGCATATGCGGACCGTGCAGCTTGGCCTCACCATTTTCCGCAGCGAGACGAACGTAGAATGGAATTTGCTCATGGCGGCAACTACCTTAGTCGTATTGCCTCTTGTATTATTATTCTTGGCAGCGCAGAAATACTTCGTGCAGGGGATTGTAACAACAGGTCTGAAATAA